Proteins encoded within one genomic window of uncultured Draconibacterium sp.:
- a CDS encoding DUF3124 domain-containing protein, producing the protein MKSIRMRNILVVAVMALVAFACKNESRKLPVTTVDWEARNAAANLPDSLETGSTYLSVYSQIYSGSQERLVDLTATISMRNPNTKDTLFIHSIDYYNTHGERIRSYIQEPIFILPMETVEIIIEHRDNEGGTGANIIFDWGKTPAAADPIYEAVMISTYGQIGLSFLTHGIRVD; encoded by the coding sequence ATGAAATCAATTAGAATGAGAAATATCCTGGTAGTTGCAGTAATGGCACTTGTTGCATTTGCCTGTAAAAACGAGTCAAGGAAACTGCCGGTAACAACGGTAGATTGGGAAGCACGAAATGCCGCTGCAAATCTTCCCGATTCGTTGGAAACAGGAAGCACCTATCTGTCGGTTTATTCGCAAATCTACTCCGGCTCGCAGGAACGATTGGTTGATTTAACGGCAACCATAAGCATGCGAAATCCGAACACAAAAGATACGCTGTTCATCCATTCCATCGACTACTACAATACCCACGGAGAACGTATCCGGTCGTATATACAGGAGCCGATATTTATTTTGCCAATGGAAACTGTTGAGATTATTATCGAACACCGCGATAACGAAGGCGGAACCGGTGCCAATATTATTTTCGATTGGGGGAAAACGCCTGCTGCCGCAGATCCGATTTACGAAGCGGTAATGATCTCAACGTACGGACAGATCGGACTTTCGTTTCTTACGCATGGTATTCGGGTAGATTAA
- a CDS encoding alpha-galactosidase, with the protein MSKISLLLIVLLLSAAVYAQETIIPISTKDNLMLLQTSPDGRLNTVYFDEPLENESEYAAVARGYNLRDNNGGIYNATYTTSGTWNLVEPAIQVIQSDGNTSLELKYVSHKTETTSDNVVLTTIVLEDVQYQFQVKLFYKAWTNENVIEQWTEIQQNQKDAVTLKKFASANLFFTGNEFYLTSYGNEWAKEMQRNEEKLTRGIKSIDTKLGTRAYLLQSPNFILSFDGKAAENNGTVVLGQLAWSSNFRYDFEVDPQGNVRFIAGINPFASEYELQPGEVFKTPGLVYVVSHKGTGEASRNLHSWARDYRVLDGNGERLTLLNNWEATYFDFDEDKLTSLFTDAKELGVDLFLLDDGWFANKYPRNGDNAGLGDWQENKKKLPNGIGYLVEEATKEGVKFGIWIEPEMVNPKSELYENHIDWVIRQPERPEKYFRNQLVLDLSNPEVQDFVFGVVDKLLTENPDLAFIKWDCNSVIYNAHSAWLEKEGIPQTHIYIEYAKGLYKVMERVREKFPKVPIMLCSGGGGRGDYELFKYFTEFWPSDDTDPLERVFMQWNYSYFFPSIVTDCHVTDWSGLPLKYRVDVASMGKLGFDIVAHELSENDLTFAKQAVQNYNSFKDVVWHGDLYRLVNPYENDFAALMYVNEEKSKAVVFNYLSNFRYMQTASILPVKFAGLDPAKKYTIKELNVYPGRRSWIDAEKVYSGDFLMKVGINPHISLNNTSVVLKVNGVE; encoded by the coding sequence ATGAGCAAGATATCTCTTTTGTTGATCGTTTTATTGCTGTCTGCCGCTGTTTATGCGCAGGAAACGATTATCCCCATTTCAACTAAAGATAACCTGATGTTGTTGCAAACATCGCCCGATGGCCGTTTAAATACGGTATATTTTGACGAACCGCTGGAAAATGAATCGGAGTATGCCGCTGTTGCACGAGGCTACAATTTGCGCGATAACAACGGTGGAATTTACAATGCTACTTACACCACTTCCGGAACATGGAACCTTGTTGAGCCGGCAATTCAAGTGATTCAAAGCGATGGCAATACTTCGCTGGAGTTGAAATATGTGAGCCACAAAACCGAAACGACTTCGGATAATGTGGTGCTAACGACCATTGTTTTGGAAGATGTACAATACCAGTTTCAGGTGAAGCTGTTTTACAAAGCATGGACCAACGAAAATGTAATTGAGCAGTGGACCGAGATTCAACAGAATCAGAAAGATGCCGTAACGCTGAAAAAGTTTGCATCGGCGAACCTGTTTTTTACCGGCAACGAGTTTTACCTGACAAGCTACGGCAACGAGTGGGCCAAAGAAATGCAACGTAACGAGGAGAAACTCACCCGCGGAATAAAGTCGATCGATACAAAACTAGGCACACGTGCTTATTTGCTGCAATCGCCCAATTTTATTCTTTCGTTTGACGGTAAAGCTGCCGAAAACAACGGAACAGTGGTGTTGGGACAGTTGGCGTGGAGCTCTAACTTCCGTTACGATTTTGAGGTAGACCCGCAAGGCAACGTTCGTTTTATTGCCGGTATCAATCCTTTTGCATCGGAGTATGAATTGCAGCCGGGCGAGGTGTTTAAAACTCCCGGATTGGTTTATGTGGTGTCGCACAAAGGAACCGGCGAAGCCAGCCGAAACCTGCACAGTTGGGCACGCGATTACCGTGTTCTGGATGGAAATGGCGAACGCCTGACGCTGCTGAACAACTGGGAAGCTACCTATTTCGATTTTGATGAAGACAAACTGACCTCCCTGTTTACAGATGCCAAAGAACTGGGTGTTGACCTGTTTTTGCTCGATGATGGTTGGTTTGCCAACAAATATCCGCGTAACGGCGACAATGCCGGTTTGGGCGACTGGCAGGAAAACAAAAAGAAACTGCCGAACGGAATTGGTTACCTGGTAGAAGAAGCCACAAAAGAGGGCGTGAAATTCGGTATCTGGATTGAGCCGGAAATGGTAAACCCAAAAAGTGAGTTGTACGAGAATCATATCGATTGGGTGATTCGTCAGCCGGAGCGCCCGGAGAAATATTTCCGTAACCAGCTGGTACTGGACTTATCGAATCCCGAGGTGCAGGACTTTGTTTTTGGCGTGGTGGATAAGCTGCTGACTGAAAATCCGGATTTGGCCTTTATTAAGTGGGATTGTAATTCGGTAATTTACAATGCGCATTCAGCATGGCTCGAAAAAGAAGGTATTCCGCAAACACATATTTACATCGAATACGCCAAAGGCCTGTACAAGGTGATGGAACGCGTACGCGAGAAATTTCCGAAGGTACCTATTATGTTGTGCTCGGGTGGTGGTGGCCGCGGCGATTACGAGCTGTTTAAATACTTCACTGAGTTTTGGCCCAGCGACGATACCGATCCGCTGGAGCGCGTGTTTATGCAGTGGAATTATTCGTATTTCTTCCCGTCGATTGTTACCGATTGTCACGTAACCGACTGGAGTGGTCTTCCGCTAAAATACCGCGTTGATGTGGCCAGCATGGGAAAACTGGGTTTTGATATTGTTGCTCATGAGTTAAGCGAAAACGACCTGACATTTGCCAAACAGGCGGTGCAGAATTACAACTCGTTTAAAGATGTGGTTTGGCATGGCGACCTGTATCGTTTGGTCAATCCATACGAAAACGATTTTGCTGCGCTGATGTACGTGAACGAGGAAAAGAGCAAAGCAGTGGTGTTTAATTACTTGTCTAATTTCAGGTATATGCAAACAGCCTCTATTCTTCCGGTGAAATTTGCCGGCCTCGATCCGGCAAAAAAATACACCATAAAAGAATTGAATGTTTACCCGGGACGACGCTCGTGGATCGATGCTGAGAAAGTATATTCAGGCGATTTCCTGATGAAAGTGGGAATTAATCCACATATCAGCCTGAACAATACCAGTGTGGTGCTCAAGGTTAACGGGGTGGAATAA
- a CDS encoding ammonia-forming cytochrome c nitrite reductase subunit c552, protein MLHQKAQILLLAAVLLMAISCKQKPKEVSNEFSGSESCIECHENFYKLWEPSYHAQAMMPINAAFMAEHQLPNSEPIDVEGHQFQVEFKDSTMVLYERDGNELVKTYDVIWAMGGHNVYTFLTPFEKGKLQNIPLAFDVNRKEWFNYPMAGMRHFGGDTPDDEALPWKDDMFAFNTGCYSCHISQLNTNYDLASDTYHTTWKEPGINCETCHGPAGEHVRIFKSLKEGEKAKELGLISTKVFTQEQHVASCSPCHAKMTPITPSYMPGDKYFDNYNLTTLEDRDFYPDGRSLGENYTLTEWMMNACADNSELHCVTCHTSSGRDRNKDNPNQACLKCHNNRTEDLATHTGHPASAGLTCLSCHMPKREFVGRFLRSDHSFRPPMPEATIKFGSPNACNLCHTDKSPEWANNIVKARPNGNYQDETLRWAQLIKEARELKWDNVEKMFEYIRNPKTDDVVTNSFIRLLGNYPDASKAAVLIDALDNKSELVRSSAAYGLGGIYTDEVKTALLKACQDDIRLVRIQAANAILTFPQDEFTVEQQTIITSAEKEYVTSLTSREDNWSNHYNLGLYHQNKGEMTEALSSYETAARLYPPSVLPLINSSVLYSYVGNNEKAEENLQKVLKYEPKNEAANLNLGLLLAEQGRMDEAESALRTALEANPGNQPVAAKNLSVIVAQRGDLAGAVKYAEIAFKARPEDPDYGYTLAYYQMQNGQTSAAKKTLEKVISDSPAYLSATGYLAQIYLSEGNRDKALQLYKDALKVEGISEQDRAAIQQSITMLQQSM, encoded by the coding sequence ATGTTACACCAGAAAGCTCAAATTTTACTACTTGCTGCCGTTTTGCTAATGGCCATTTCCTGTAAGCAAAAACCCAAAGAGGTAAGCAACGAATTTTCCGGATCGGAAAGTTGTATCGAATGTCACGAAAACTTTTATAAGCTCTGGGAGCCGTCGTATCACGCGCAGGCAATGATGCCGATAAACGCAGCTTTTATGGCGGAGCACCAGTTGCCAAACAGCGAACCTATCGATGTGGAAGGACACCAGTTTCAGGTAGAGTTTAAAGACTCGACCATGGTGCTGTACGAACGTGATGGTAATGAGTTGGTAAAAACCTACGACGTAATTTGGGCCATGGGTGGACATAATGTGTATACGTTCCTTACGCCTTTTGAGAAAGGGAAACTGCAGAATATTCCACTGGCTTTTGATGTCAACCGCAAAGAGTGGTTCAATTATCCGATGGCCGGGATGCGCCATTTTGGAGGAGATACACCCGACGATGAAGCTTTGCCATGGAAAGATGATATGTTTGCCTTTAACACCGGTTGCTACAGCTGTCACATCAGCCAGCTGAATACCAATTACGATTTGGCAAGCGATACGTATCACACTACCTGGAAAGAACCGGGAATTAACTGCGAAACCTGTCACGGGCCGGCTGGCGAGCACGTTCGTATCTTCAAATCATTGAAAGAAGGCGAAAAGGCAAAAGAGCTCGGACTGATCAGTACAAAAGTGTTTACACAGGAGCAACACGTTGCATCCTGTTCGCCTTGCCATGCCAAAATGACCCCGATTACGCCAAGTTATATGCCCGGCGATAAGTATTTCGATAATTACAATTTGACGACACTTGAGGATCGTGATTTTTACCCCGATGGCCGTTCATTGGGAGAGAATTATACATTGACTGAATGGATGATGAATGCATGTGCCGATAACAGCGAGCTGCACTGTGTTACCTGTCATACATCAAGTGGCCGCGACCGTAATAAAGACAATCCGAATCAGGCTTGTTTGAAATGCCATAACAACCGCACTGAAGATCTGGCAACACACACGGGGCACCCGGCTTCGGCAGGACTTACCTGTTTAAGCTGCCATATGCCAAAGCGCGAATTTGTTGGCCGCTTCCTGCGTAGCGATCACTCATTCCGTCCGCCAATGCCAGAGGCAACCATTAAGTTTGGTTCGCCAAATGCCTGTAATCTGTGTCATACCGATAAATCGCCCGAATGGGCCAATAATATTGTAAAAGCGCGCCCGAATGGTAATTACCAGGATGAAACATTGCGATGGGCACAGCTGATAAAAGAAGCCCGCGAATTGAAGTGGGATAATGTGGAGAAGATGTTCGAATATATCCGTAATCCAAAAACCGACGATGTTGTAACGAACTCATTTATCCGTTTGTTGGGCAATTACCCTGATGCATCGAAAGCGGCAGTGCTGATCGATGCGCTGGATAACAAATCGGAATTGGTGCGTTCGTCGGCAGCATACGGATTGGGAGGCATTTATACCGATGAGGTGAAAACGGCCTTACTGAAAGCTTGTCAGGATGATATACGTTTGGTGCGGATACAGGCTGCCAATGCCATTTTAACTTTCCCTCAGGATGAGTTCACGGTAGAGCAACAAACAATAATTACCAGTGCCGAGAAAGAATATGTAACATCGTTGACATCTCGTGAGGATAACTGGAGCAACCACTATAACCTTGGTTTGTATCATCAGAATAAAGGAGAGATGACTGAGGCGCTGAGTTCGTACGAAACGGCTGCCCGTTTATATCCACCATCGGTATTGCCGCTCATCAACAGCAGCGTGTTGTATTCGTATGTGGGCAATAACGAAAAAGCGGAGGAGAACCTGCAAAAGGTGCTGAAGTACGAACCAAAGAATGAAGCAGCTAACCTGAATCTGGGACTGTTACTTGCTGAGCAGGGACGCATGGATGAGGCAGAGAGTGCTTTAAGAACTGCATTGGAAGCCAACCCGGGAAATCAACCGGTGGCTGCCAAAAACCTGAGTGTGATTGTGGCTCAACGTGGCGATTTGGCTGGAGCCGTAAAATATGCCGAAATAGCTTTTAAAGCTCGACCTGAAGATCCTGATTATGGTTATACGCTGGCCTACTATCAAATGCAGAATGGCCAGACTTCGGCAGCGAAAAAAACATTGGAAAAAGTGATTAGCGATTCGCCTGCATATCTTTCGGCAACAGGTTACCTGGCGCAGATCTACCTGAGCGAAGGGAACAGAGATAAAGCACTGCAACTGTATAAAGATGCCCTCAAGGTTGAAGGTATTTCGGAACAGGACAGGGCCGCTATTCAGCAATCGATAACAATGTTACAGCAGAGTATGTAG
- a CDS encoding alpha/beta hydrolase has translation MIQKSIILVFLIVFSCSGILQAQKTFSVAVDEVKNGKIKVQPAIPKDGQVEEGTELTITAKADKGYVLDAVYYSVKGRWGAMYHECTAPTFKVVIDQDKNLGASFIDKEEVKNLMVASNIVYAQPGVKKLKYDVFAPEGARNLPCIVIIHGGGWVSNSEDIMRGMARELVKDGKYVVFSIDYRWAGKGDGDEVGNTMPDLIEDVFGAIAHIMEHAKTYGGDPTRIAVTGDSAGGHLSAVAGTMPNKIGDGGFGKTPGVFEFMPSYIPENKTVDQVRDEMMAAIQVAAPSYGVFGGDMLNHYSEDPKADDTWKEGIAPLSNIPNAEERQIPHYLTRGTNDMLIKDEMVQVYADALEAAGQRVKYDQVEGAGHAFFDWKPDDRTKATFAEYGIKYIGEMENFFDSVFYPSN, from the coding sequence ATGATTCAAAAATCAATTATTCTTGTCTTTCTGATCGTGTTCTCGTGTTCAGGAATTCTACAAGCGCAAAAAACATTTTCAGTAGCTGTTGACGAAGTGAAAAACGGAAAAATAAAAGTTCAGCCTGCTATTCCAAAAGATGGGCAGGTAGAGGAAGGAACTGAATTAACGATTACTGCAAAAGCCGATAAAGGCTACGTTCTCGATGCTGTTTACTATTCGGTAAAAGGACGTTGGGGAGCAATGTATCACGAATGCACGGCGCCCACTTTTAAGGTGGTTATCGATCAGGATAAAAACCTTGGGGCATCGTTTATCGATAAGGAAGAGGTGAAAAACCTGATGGTGGCTTCAAATATTGTATATGCGCAACCCGGCGTAAAAAAGTTGAAATACGACGTGTTTGCACCCGAGGGAGCCAGAAACCTGCCGTGTATTGTTATTATTCATGGGGGAGGCTGGGTTTCTAATTCCGAAGACATTATGCGCGGAATGGCGCGTGAATTGGTAAAAGACGGTAAATATGTTGTGTTCAGTATCGATTATCGCTGGGCCGGGAAAGGTGATGGCGACGAAGTTGGAAATACCATGCCCGATTTAATCGAAGACGTTTTTGGTGCTATTGCCCACATTATGGAACATGCTAAAACCTATGGTGGCGATCCTACTCGAATTGCGGTAACAGGCGATAGTGCCGGAGGTCATCTGTCGGCAGTGGCAGGAACAATGCCTAACAAAATTGGCGACGGTGGTTTTGGCAAAACTCCGGGTGTATTCGAATTTATGCCTTCGTATATTCCCGAAAACAAAACTGTTGACCAGGTTCGAGACGAAATGATGGCAGCCATTCAGGTTGCGGCACCAAGTTATGGTGTGTTTGGTGGCGATATGCTGAATCATTATTCTGAAGACCCGAAAGCCGACGATACATGGAAAGAAGGAATTGCACCTTTGAGCAATATTCCGAATGCTGAAGAGCGTCAGATTCCTCATTACCTAACTCGCGGTACTAACGATATGTTGATTAAAGACGAGATGGTGCAGGTTTACGCCGATGCACTGGAAGCAGCCGGACAGCGTGTGAAATATGATCAGGTAGAAGGTGCAGGCCATGCCTTTTTTGACTGGAAACCTGATGACAGAACCAAAGCAACTTTTGCAGAATACGGAATAAAGTATATCGGTGAAATGGAAAACTTCTTCGATTCCGTATTTTATCCAAGTAACTAA
- a CDS encoding sulfatase, translating to MTIKTISQRILILALVAFTGFGCTNQPKEESQQRPNIVFIMSDDHAYQAISAYGGPLAELAPTPNIDRLAEGGMRFNQCMVTNSICGPSRATILSGKYSHLNGFIDNTGGSHFDFSQNSYAKVLQKAGYKTAVIGKLHLGGTPTGFDYFDILPGQGRYYNPRFINQEGEYDMEGYTTEIITDKTINWLEVEKDSEQPFMVMMWHKAPHRPWEPGPNELGMYENTTFPEPETLFDDYDTRDAAAKNNMTIANTMFIDRDLKMTDKPRGGYTEEQQAQWDAVYQPIYEKFKEENPTGKDLVRFKYQRYMRDYLACISAVDKSVGELLDYLKESGLDKNTIVIYSSDQGFYLGEHGWFDKRWMYKESLNTPLLVSWPGVIEAGSVNNDLVSNLDFAETLIDVAGAEVPEEMQGQSLLPILKGETPADWRDAHYYHYYEHPSEHAVMRHYGITTEKYKLIHFYYDIDDWELYDLEKDPMEMHNVYDDPAYADVQAQLHIQLEELRKQYGDNDELNQKFIEEYKEKVKANPRIEYWKYW from the coding sequence ATGACTATCAAAACTATTTCACAACGAATTTTAATCCTTGCTTTAGTTGCTTTCACTGGTTTTGGGTGCACCAATCAGCCGAAAGAAGAAAGCCAGCAGCGACCAAACATCGTATTCATAATGAGTGATGACCACGCTTATCAGGCCATTAGTGCTTATGGTGGTCCGTTAGCCGAACTGGCGCCAACTCCAAATATCGATCGGCTGGCCGAGGGCGGAATGCGCTTTAACCAGTGTATGGTTACCAACTCAATTTGTGGACCGTCGCGGGCAACAATTCTGAGTGGAAAGTACAGTCACCTAAACGGATTTATTGACAACACCGGAGGTTCGCACTTCGATTTCAGCCAAAACTCGTACGCCAAAGTGCTTCAAAAAGCCGGTTATAAGACAGCAGTAATCGGTAAGTTGCACCTTGGTGGAACACCAACCGGTTTCGATTATTTCGATATTTTGCCGGGCCAGGGACGTTACTACAATCCACGCTTTATTAACCAGGAAGGTGAGTACGATATGGAAGGTTATACCACCGAAATTATTACCGACAAAACAATTAACTGGCTCGAGGTCGAGAAAGATTCGGAGCAGCCTTTTATGGTAATGATGTGGCACAAAGCACCTCACCGCCCGTGGGAACCGGGGCCAAATGAATTGGGAATGTATGAGAATACCACTTTCCCGGAGCCCGAAACACTTTTCGATGATTACGATACCCGCGATGCTGCGGCAAAAAATAACATGACCATTGCGAATACGATGTTTATTGATCGCGATTTGAAAATGACCGACAAACCCCGCGGCGGGTACACCGAAGAGCAACAAGCACAGTGGGATGCCGTTTATCAGCCCATTTACGAAAAGTTCAAAGAAGAAAATCCTACCGGAAAAGATTTGGTACGCTTTAAATATCAGCGATACATGCGCGATTACCTCGCGTGTATTTCGGCCGTTGACAAAAGTGTTGGGGAATTGCTCGATTACCTGAAAGAATCGGGATTAGACAAAAATACCATTGTAATATATTCGTCTGACCAAGGCTTTTATTTGGGCGAGCACGGTTGGTTCGATAAACGCTGGATGTACAAAGAGTCGTTAAATACACCACTGCTGGTTAGCTGGCCCGGAGTTATTGAAGCCGGTTCGGTAAACAACGATTTGGTTTCGAATCTTGATTTTGCTGAAACGTTAATTGATGTTGCCGGTGCTGAAGTACCTGAAGAAATGCAGGGGCAAAGTCTGCTGCCGATATTAAAAGGCGAAACTCCTGCCGACTGGCGCGATGCTCATTATTACCATTACTACGAACACCCGTCGGAGCACGCGGTAATGCGCCACTACGGAATTACCACCGAGAAGTACAAACTCATCCATTTTTACTACGATATTGACGATTGGGAATTGTACGATCTGGAGAAAGATCCGATGGAGATGCATAATGTTTACGACGATCCGGCTTATGCCGACGTTCAGGCACAGTTGCATATTCAGTTGGAAGAGCTTCGTAAACAGTACGGAGATAACGATGAACTGAACCAGAAATTTATCGAGGAATACAAGGAAAAGGTAAAAGCCAATCCGCGTATCGAATATTGGAAATACTGGTAG
- a CDS encoding NAD(P)-dependent oxidoreductase — MIVGILREGKTPPDKRVPLTPQQCVEVQQTFPHVSIVVQPSPIRSYKDEEYSALGIPLQEDLSDCDVLLGVKEVRIEDFLPGKIYLFFSHTIKKQAYNRKLLQTVLAKNIQLVDYEVLTDKEGFRIIGFGRFAGLVGAYNGFRAFGLKHELFNLKPAHECEDLEEMLQHLDAITLPPIKIALTGDGRVAQGVLEILNHMNIMRVSPEAYLNDEEPEQAIYVQLLPRNYAKRTDGEPFDLMHFFNNPTMYENSFHPFAEATDMLIASAYWDPKSPVLFTADEMKDDKFRIGVISDITCDIEGSIPSTKRAATIADPFYDYNPQSGELEEAFSNPNNVSVQAVDNLPCELPKDASLDFGKNLIEKVFPSLFGEDTDEIIARASITKDGALTERFSYLQDFADGE; from the coding sequence ATGATAGTAGGTATTCTGAGAGAAGGGAAAACACCTCCCGATAAGCGTGTTCCGTTAACCCCGCAGCAATGTGTGGAAGTGCAGCAAACATTTCCGCATGTTTCAATTGTTGTTCAGCCCAGCCCCATACGAAGTTATAAAGACGAAGAATACAGTGCTTTGGGCATTCCGTTACAGGAAGATCTTTCGGATTGCGATGTTTTACTGGGCGTAAAAGAAGTTCGTATCGAGGATTTTCTGCCCGGCAAGATCTACCTGTTTTTCTCGCACACCATAAAAAAGCAAGCGTATAACCGCAAGTTGTTACAAACGGTTTTAGCAAAAAATATTCAGCTGGTTGATTACGAAGTGCTGACAGATAAGGAAGGATTTCGCATTATCGGATTTGGGCGTTTTGCCGGATTGGTTGGCGCCTACAACGGCTTTCGTGCATTTGGTTTGAAACACGAATTATTCAATCTGAAACCGGCGCACGAATGCGAAGATCTGGAGGAAATGTTACAACACCTCGACGCGATTACTCTGCCGCCAATAAAAATAGCACTCACCGGCGACGGACGTGTGGCACAAGGGGTTCTCGAGATTCTGAATCACATGAATATTATGCGGGTTTCGCCCGAGGCTTATTTAAACGACGAGGAACCGGAGCAAGCTATTTATGTGCAGTTACTGCCACGGAATTATGCCAAACGTACGGATGGAGAACCGTTCGATTTGATGCATTTTTTCAATAACCCGACCATGTACGAGAATAGTTTCCACCCGTTTGCAGAGGCCACCGATATGCTGATCGCGTCGGCTTACTGGGATCCAAAATCTCCGGTTCTTTTTACCGCCGACGAGATGAAAGACGATAAGTTCCGCATTGGTGTGATTTCGGATATTACCTGTGATATCGAAGGTTCTATCCCATCGACAAAACGTGCTGCAACAATTGCCGATCCGTTTTACGATTATAATCCGCAAAGCGGCGAGTTGGAAGAGGCTTTCTCTAATCCGAACAATGTATCCGTGCAAGCAGTGGATAACCTGCCTTGCGAGTTGCCCAAAGATGCATCGCTTGATTTCGGGAAGAACCTGATCGAAAAAGTTTTCCCTAGTTTATTTGGCGAAGACACTGACGAAATTATCGCACGTGCTTCCATTACAAAAGATGGTGCGCTTACCGAGAGATTCTCCTATCTACAGGATTTTGCTGACGGAGAATAG